In a single window of the Microbacterium sp. SL75 genome:
- a CDS encoding alpha-mannosidase — MHQNLTLVEERIHRVLTERIVPAVYSARVPVALQAWMVPDEPVPASEALAADYSPFAVGDSWGRAWSTWWFEVTGEIPTDWAGRTVELLLDPGFQGDWPGNQAEALVHTPDGVQVKGIHPRNHYVRLADEAAGGEPVHFFVEAAANPDILKNDFVPTPYGSKKTAPEAPIYTFRTAELAVFEPEVWGLQFDVEVLYQLMKELPETEPRRHEVMRALERALNVLRLDDIVGTAAAARAELVDVLSRPASASAHRLSGIGHAHIDTAWLWPIRETKRKTARTFSNVLALAEQYPDFRFAASSAQQYAWVKERYPHVWEGIKAAIAAGQWIVVGSQWVEPDGNLPSGEAMVRQITQGMRFFRDELGVETHGIWLPDSFGYTAAFPQIAKLAGLDWFLTQKISWSQTNKFPHHTFWWEGIDGSRIFTHFPPIDTYNSTLEGEELHHAVRQFRDKGRATTSLVPFGYGDGGGGPIREMMERQRRVASLEGSPRVEIEHPDDFFAAAQAEYPDAPVWVGELYLELHRGTFTSHAREKRGNREAENRLREAELWWTAAALTGAEYPYEALDRLWQGVLLQQFHDILPGSSIQWVHEQNEEDYAAALAELERSIAEALAAAGLSAAVVNSADHARRSLTLDAEGTPLALVEAPALGVASLVPVVPAHPVTAHRDGEDIVLDNGLVRVTVDARGLVTSIVDLAENRELVPAGRVANLLQLHQDLPNAWDAWDIDAHYRYTFDDLDAADAVELVVDGDLRARVVVTRSFGTSRLTQTIAVQADDVRVHFAVDLDWNEREKLLKASLPFVVHAHHHSAEIQYGHVRRATHTNTSWEDAKFEVMAHRWVHVEEPGYGIGVTNAATYGHDITRTVGASGEVETEVRLSLVRAANSPDPIQDAGHHTFAYAVHPGADIAAVVASGYEQNLPLRRPVVEGTVQPWSVVRSTNEGIRIEAVKLADDRSGDVIVRAYEALGRRAATTLVPGFAVASVSEVDLLERPLGADMARSRQLAHEGDEIQLELRPFQVVTLRLTRG; from the coding sequence GTGCACCAGAACCTCACGCTCGTCGAAGAGCGCATCCACCGCGTTCTCACCGAGCGCATCGTGCCCGCCGTCTACTCGGCCCGCGTGCCCGTCGCGTTGCAGGCCTGGATGGTCCCCGACGAGCCGGTCCCGGCATCCGAGGCGCTCGCCGCCGACTACTCGCCCTTCGCCGTCGGCGACAGCTGGGGCCGCGCGTGGTCGACCTGGTGGTTCGAGGTCACCGGCGAGATCCCCACCGACTGGGCCGGCCGCACGGTCGAGCTGCTGCTCGACCCGGGCTTCCAGGGCGACTGGCCAGGCAACCAGGCCGAGGCGCTCGTGCACACCCCCGACGGCGTGCAGGTCAAGGGCATCCACCCCCGCAACCACTACGTCCGTTTGGCCGACGAGGCCGCGGGCGGTGAGCCGGTGCACTTCTTCGTCGAGGCCGCGGCCAACCCCGACATCTTGAAGAACGACTTCGTCCCGACGCCGTACGGCTCGAAGAAGACCGCGCCCGAGGCGCCCATCTACACGTTCCGTACCGCCGAGCTGGCCGTGTTCGAGCCCGAGGTGTGGGGGCTGCAGTTCGACGTCGAGGTGCTCTACCAGCTCATGAAGGAGCTGCCCGAGACCGAGCCCCGCCGCCACGAGGTCATGCGCGCGCTCGAGCGGGCGCTGAACGTGCTGCGCCTCGACGACATCGTCGGCACCGCCGCGGCCGCCCGCGCCGAGCTGGTCGACGTGCTCTCGCGCCCGGCATCCGCCTCGGCCCATCGCCTCTCGGGCATCGGTCACGCGCACATCGACACCGCGTGGCTCTGGCCCATCCGCGAGACCAAGCGCAAGACCGCCCGCACGTTCTCGAACGTGCTCGCCCTCGCCGAGCAGTACCCCGACTTCCGTTTCGCCGCGTCGTCGGCACAGCAGTACGCGTGGGTGAAGGAGCGCTACCCGCACGTGTGGGAGGGCATCAAGGCCGCGATCGCCGCGGGCCAGTGGATCGTCGTGGGCTCGCAGTGGGTCGAGCCCGACGGCAACCTGCCGAGCGGCGAGGCGATGGTGCGCCAGATCACGCAGGGCATGCGTTTCTTCCGCGACGAGCTGGGCGTCGAGACGCACGGCATCTGGCTGCCCGACTCGTTCGGCTACACCGCCGCGTTCCCGCAGATCGCGAAGCTCGCGGGCCTCGACTGGTTCCTCACGCAGAAGATCTCGTGGAGCCAGACGAACAAGTTCCCCCACCACACCTTCTGGTGGGAGGGCATCGACGGCTCGCGCATCTTCACGCACTTCCCGCCGATCGACACCTACAACTCCACGCTCGAGGGCGAGGAGCTGCACCACGCCGTGCGCCAGTTCCGCGACAAGGGGAGGGCGACGACCTCGCTCGTGCCGTTCGGCTACGGCGACGGCGGCGGCGGACCCATCCGCGAGATGATGGAGCGCCAGCGCCGCGTCGCCTCGCTCGAGGGCTCGCCCCGCGTCGAGATCGAGCACCCCGACGACTTCTTCGCCGCAGCCCAGGCCGAGTACCCCGACGCCCCCGTGTGGGTGGGCGAGCTGTACCTGGAGCTGCACCGCGGCACCTTCACCTCGCACGCCCGCGAGAAGCGCGGCAACCGCGAGGCCGAGAACCGCCTGCGCGAGGCGGAGCTCTGGTGGACCGCCGCGGCGCTCACGGGCGCCGAGTACCCCTACGAGGCGCTCGACCGCCTGTGGCAGGGCGTGCTGCTGCAGCAGTTCCACGACATCCTGCCCGGCTCGTCGATCCAGTGGGTGCACGAGCAGAACGAAGAGGACTACGCCGCCGCGCTCGCCGAGCTGGAGCGCTCGATCGCCGAGGCGCTCGCGGCCGCGGGCCTGTCGGCCGCGGTCGTCAACTCGGCGGACCACGCGCGTCGGTCTCTGACCCTGGATGCCGAGGGCACCCCGCTCGCACTGGTGGAGGCGCCGGCGCTGGGCGTGGCATCCCTCGTTCCCGTCGTTCCGGCGCACCCGGTGACCGCGCACCGCGACGGCGAGGACATCGTGCTCGACAACGGTCTCGTCCGGGTGACCGTCGACGCCCGCGGCCTCGTCACCTCGATCGTCGACCTCGCCGAGAACCGCGAGCTCGTGCCCGCCGGCCGCGTCGCCAACCTGCTGCAGCTGCACCAGGACCTGCCGAACGCGTGGGACGCGTGGGACATCGACGCGCACTACCGCTACACCTTCGACGACCTGGATGCCGCTGACGCGGTCGAGCTGGTCGTCGACGGCGACCTGCGGGCCCGGGTCGTCGTGACCCGCTCGTTCGGCACGTCGCGACTGACGCAGACGATCGCCGTGCAGGCCGACGACGTGCGCGTGCACTTCGCCGTCGACCTCGACTGGAACGAGCGCGAGAAGCTGCTGAAGGCGTCGTTGCCGTTCGTCGTGCACGCGCATCACCACAGCGCCGAGATCCAGTACGGGCACGTGCGCCGCGCGACGCACACGAACACCTCGTGGGAAGACGCGAAGTTCGAGGTCATGGCGCACCGCTGGGTGCACGTCGAAGAGCCCGGCTACGGCATCGGCGTGACCAACGCCGCCACCTACGGCCACGACATCACCCGCACCGTCGGGGCCTCGGGCGAAGTCGAGACCGAGGTGCGCCTGAGCCTCGTGCGTGCGGCGAATTCGCCCGACCCGATCCAGGATGCCGGCCACCACACGTTCGCCTACGCGGTGCACCCCGGGGCCGACATCGCCGCGGTCGTGGCATCCGGTTACGAGCAGAACCTGCCGCTGCGCCGCCCCGTCGTGGAGGGCACCGTCCAGCCGTGGAGCGTCGTGCGCTCGACCAACGAGGGCATCCGGATCGAAGCCGTCAAGCTCGCCGACGACCGATCGGGCGATGTGATCGTGCGTGCGTACGAGGCGCTGGGTCGTCGCGCGGCCACGACGCTGGTGCCCGGGTTCGCCGTGGCATCCGTCTCCGAGGTCGACCTGCTCGAGCGCCCGCTCGGTGCCGACATGGCGCGTTCGCGTCAGCTCGCGCACGAGGGCGACGAGATCCAGCTCGAGCTGCGGCCGTTCCAGGTCGTGACGCTGCGGCTGACCCGCGGATGA
- a CDS encoding MFS transporter: MTRSATPAAPWRQRIGVLAVWLVGVVAYVVSIVNRTSLSALGLEAADRFAITAATLSLLAVVQLAIYGALQLPVGLLLDRFGARTVLTVGMFVMAAAQVLLAIAPGVGLAIAARLLMGAGEAAIFPGLLRVIGMRFPRRLAPTAVQVTGLLGQFGQIISVVPLAALVGLSGWTSAFLAVAGVTALVGVLVVVVVHERGSIAVAREPVGRSVRAAWRAAGTRLAFWVHFVTSFSGNAFAILWGFPFLVAGQGLDAATAGGLFTVYVVGGIVFGPLVGAVSGRFPRARTALVIALVAAQAASWAAVLVFPDRAPLPLLVVLAIAMCVGGPASMIAFDIVRDHNPPERLSTATGVVNGAGFLSSILVVLAIGAVLTLQAGGGEFSLAAFRLAELVQVPFWAIGLLLVVRAHRQVTSRGIDAPRTGARVVG; encoded by the coding sequence ATGACCCGGAGCGCGACCCCGGCGGCCCCCTGGCGACAGCGCATCGGCGTGCTCGCCGTGTGGCTCGTCGGGGTCGTCGCGTACGTGGTCTCCATCGTGAATCGCACCTCCCTGTCGGCCCTCGGGCTCGAGGCGGCGGATCGGTTCGCGATCACCGCGGCGACGCTGTCGCTTCTGGCCGTCGTGCAGCTCGCCATCTACGGCGCGCTGCAGCTGCCGGTCGGGCTGCTCCTCGACCGGTTCGGCGCGCGCACCGTGCTCACGGTCGGCATGTTCGTGATGGCCGCGGCGCAGGTGCTTCTCGCGATCGCCCCGGGCGTGGGCCTGGCGATCGCCGCGCGTCTGCTCATGGGCGCCGGCGAGGCCGCGATCTTCCCCGGCCTGCTGAGGGTCATCGGAATGCGCTTCCCCCGACGCCTCGCGCCGACGGCCGTGCAAGTGACCGGACTTCTGGGGCAGTTCGGTCAGATCATCAGCGTCGTTCCGCTCGCGGCCCTCGTCGGTCTGTCCGGGTGGACGTCGGCCTTCCTCGCGGTGGCCGGGGTCACGGCTCTGGTGGGCGTGCTGGTCGTGGTCGTCGTCCACGAGCGCGGGTCGATCGCCGTCGCACGGGAGCCGGTCGGCCGGTCCGTGCGCGCGGCCTGGCGTGCGGCGGGCACCCGTCTGGCGTTCTGGGTGCACTTCGTCACCTCGTTCTCGGGCAACGCCTTCGCGATCCTCTGGGGCTTCCCCTTCCTCGTGGCCGGTCAGGGCCTGGATGCCGCGACCGCGGGCGGACTGTTCACGGTCTACGTCGTCGGCGGTATCGTCTTCGGGCCGCTCGTGGGTGCCGTCTCCGGGAGGTTCCCCCGTGCTCGGACCGCCCTCGTGATCGCTCTCGTCGCCGCGCAAGCGGCGTCGTGGGCGGCGGTTCTGGTGTTTCCCGACCGGGCGCCGCTGCCCCTTCTCGTCGTGCTCGCTATCGCCATGTGCGTCGGGGGGCCCGCGTCGATGATCGCGTTCGACATCGTGCGCGACCACAACCCGCCCGAGCGGCTGAGCACGGCGACAGGGGTGGTGAACGGCGCGGGTTTCCTCTCGAGCATCCTGGTGGTCCTGGCGATCGGCGCCGTACTCACCCTGCAGGCCGGTGGGGGAGAGTTCTCGCTCGCCGCGTTCCGTCTGGCGGAGCTCGTGCAGGTGCCGTTCTGGGCGATCGGGCTCCTCCTCGTGGTGCGCGCGCATCGCCAGGTGACGAGCCGCGGCATCGATGCGCCCCGCACGGGAGCCCGCGTCGTCGGATAG
- a CDS encoding DUF6457 domain-containing protein, giving the protein MTESRTLPPEALNDWSAALAERFGLAEGDIPISLILDLARDVANGVARPAAPLSAFVAGLVAGRAGGSPADTEAAVAAVVRMAREWESR; this is encoded by the coding sequence ATGACCGAGTCCCGCACGCTGCCCCCCGAAGCGCTGAACGACTGGAGCGCCGCTCTCGCGGAGCGCTTCGGCCTGGCCGAGGGCGACATCCCCATCTCTCTGATCCTCGATCTCGCGCGCGACGTCGCCAACGGTGTCGCCCGGCCGGCGGCGCCGCTCAGCGCATTCGTCGCCGGTCTCGTCGCCGGTCGAGCGGGCGGCTCACCCGCCGACACCGAGGCCGCCGTGGCGGCGGTGGTGCGAATGGCACGCGAGTGGGAGAGCCGCTGA
- a CDS encoding citrate synthase encodes MTAPLPRLSAAQVAARLGVKAETVYAYVSRGLLRREREARGSTFDALEVEAFASGRRRTAPRTPTHPTTGMPLGIVQTDIADIEDDELLYRGRRARDLMNQPFAEVVAWLWDAERVDAPDPAIGSARAMVEALPLHAGSMDRLRAAVTGFAADDPLRYDASADTAHRIGWSLITGLPVALGGRPHADVARSLVSAWGPPTDAATIAAVNAALVLLIDHDLAVSTFAARVAASARADGYAAVSAALGAADSPLHISAATRTARLLTRVRRGQEPERALTDSLQEGNGIPGFGHPLYAGGDDRATALFPLLAALPDGEGTMDAVRRLSDVVADRAGLRPNVDLALAALASGARLPEDAASTIFVLGRVAGWIAHIAAEYAEPAMRLRPRGEYVGP; translated from the coding sequence ATGACCGCACCCCTCCCCCGTCTTTCCGCGGCCCAGGTCGCCGCGCGCCTCGGCGTGAAAGCCGAGACCGTGTACGCGTATGTCTCGCGCGGACTTCTCCGCCGCGAGCGCGAGGCCCGCGGCTCGACGTTCGACGCGCTCGAGGTGGAGGCCTTCGCCTCGGGCCGCCGACGCACGGCGCCGCGGACGCCGACGCACCCCACGACCGGCATGCCCCTCGGCATCGTGCAGACCGACATCGCCGACATCGAGGACGACGAACTGCTCTACCGCGGACGCCGCGCCCGCGACCTGATGAACCAGCCCTTCGCCGAGGTCGTGGCCTGGCTGTGGGACGCGGAGCGCGTGGACGCCCCCGACCCCGCGATCGGCAGCGCCCGCGCGATGGTCGAGGCCCTCCCCCTGCACGCCGGATCGATGGACCGCCTGCGCGCCGCGGTGACCGGCTTCGCCGCCGACGACCCGCTGCGCTACGACGCCTCGGCGGACACCGCCCACCGCATCGGCTGGTCGCTCATCACCGGGCTGCCCGTCGCCCTCGGCGGCCGCCCGCACGCCGATGTCGCGCGCTCGCTGGTGAGCGCGTGGGGCCCGCCGACCGATGCGGCGACCATCGCCGCCGTCAACGCCGCACTCGTCCTGCTGATCGACCACGACCTGGCGGTGTCGACCTTCGCCGCGCGGGTCGCGGCTTCGGCCCGTGCCGACGGCTACGCCGCTGTCAGTGCCGCCCTCGGCGCTGCCGATTCTCCGCTGCACATCTCGGCCGCGACCCGCACCGCCCGCTTGCTCACCCGCGTGCGGCGTGGCCAGGAACCCGAGAGGGCGCTGACCGACTCACTGCAAGAGGGCAACGGCATCCCGGGCTTCGGTCATCCGCTCTACGCCGGGGGCGACGATCGGGCCACGGCCCTGTTCCCGCTGCTGGCCGCACTGCCCGACGGGGAAGGGACGATGGATGCCGTGCGGCGACTGTCCGACGTCGTCGCCGACCGCGCGGGGTTGCGGCCCAACGTGGATCTGGCGCTCGCGGCGCTGGCATCCGGAGCCCGGCTCCCCGAGGACGCGGCGAGCACGATCTTCGTGCTGGGGCGGGTTGCAGGGTGGATCGCGCACATCGCCGCGGAGTACGCCGAGCCGGCGATGCGGCTGCGTCCCCGCGGGGAGTACGTGGGGCCGTGA
- a CDS encoding citrate synthase, with protein sequence MSDLIDVPRGLNGVVAAETTISDVDGEAGVYHYRGFSAVELARTRSFEDVWQLLVAGELPDATTRATFAARVSAAQADPALPGLIAAVTARTDQPLAALRAVWTLAASARSSAALYDLESDARLDEAIAFAAMAPLALAPGSSGGRGVVADYLERVTGAAPDDAHVRALSAYLVAAMDHGFNASTFTARVIASTGADMASCLSGALGALSGPLHGGAPARALDSLDRAVDDPTAWIAGELDAGRRLMGFGHAVYRTADPRSELLREVARGLGGDRVTQALAFQEEAERQLAQRRPERPLHANVEFYAAVVMEQCGIPRAMFTPTFALARTIGWTAHVLEQARDPKIIRPTARYVGPVLAG encoded by the coding sequence ATGAGCGACCTGATCGATGTGCCCCGCGGACTGAACGGCGTCGTCGCGGCCGAGACGACCATCAGCGACGTCGACGGCGAAGCCGGCGTCTACCATTACCGCGGCTTCTCGGCGGTGGAGCTGGCCCGCACGCGTTCCTTCGAAGACGTCTGGCAGCTGCTGGTGGCGGGAGAGCTGCCGGATGCCACGACCCGAGCCACCTTCGCCGCGCGCGTCTCGGCCGCGCAGGCCGACCCCGCCCTGCCCGGGCTGATCGCCGCGGTCACGGCCCGCACCGATCAGCCGCTCGCGGCACTTCGCGCGGTGTGGACGCTCGCGGCATCCGCCCGCTCGTCCGCGGCGCTTTACGACCTCGAGTCCGACGCGCGGCTCGACGAGGCGATCGCCTTCGCCGCCATGGCCCCGCTCGCTCTCGCGCCCGGGTCCTCGGGCGGTCGCGGCGTGGTGGCCGACTACCTCGAGCGCGTGACCGGGGCGGCTCCCGACGACGCCCACGTCCGGGCGCTGTCGGCCTACCTGGTCGCGGCGATGGACCACGGCTTCAACGCCTCGACCTTCACGGCCCGGGTCATCGCGTCGACGGGGGCCGACATGGCATCCTGTCTCTCCGGCGCGCTCGGCGCGCTCTCGGGGCCGTTGCACGGGGGAGCTCCGGCCCGCGCCCTCGACAGCCTCGACCGCGCGGTCGACGACCCCACCGCCTGGATCGCGGGGGAGCTCGACGCGGGGCGCCGGCTCATGGGCTTCGGGCACGCGGTGTACCGCACTGCCGATCCGCGCTCGGAGCTGCTGCGCGAGGTCGCACGCGGGCTCGGCGGCGACCGCGTGACCCAGGCGCTGGCGTTCCAAGAAGAGGCCGAGCGGCAGCTCGCGCAGCGCCGGCCCGAGCGACCGCTGCACGCCAACGTCGAGTTCTACGCGGCCGTGGTGATGGAGCAGTGCGGCATCCCGCGGGCGATGTTCACGCCCACCTTCGCTCTCGCCCGCACGATCGGCTGGACCGCGCACGTGCTCGAGCAGGCGCGGGACCCGAAGATCATCCGGCCCACGGCGCGGTACGTGGGGCCGGTGCTCGCGGGCTGA